A genomic window from Tolypothrix sp. PCC 7910 includes:
- a CDS encoding sensor histidine kinase — protein MKRKYNISASRLKVCWKYLAHQLALHPSPVISVTVVLTLLLFIPQTWVAWQAYQDFNSIIKNELRLQKLSDTITHLDEVLTMSARMNAATGNPMWEQRYRSFEPKLDAAIKESIKLAPQAYTGEDAKKTDIANQRLVEMEYKSFEIVKTSQKAAAQALLSSKEYELQKQQYADGVASRNHFISIQLDNKIAGYRQHLFWATFSSFFSLAMLIPAWIFVLSLLREYLRIKQITQIAIEHANQELEIRVGQRTEELTVKNIQIQRTLQELQQTQMQLIQTEKMSSLGQMLAGIAHEIKNPVNFVSGNIVYAQEYLYDLLKLVQLYQDNYPNPPQEIKAKIKAIDLNFLVKDFTKLLESMKVGTNRIEEIIYSLRNFSRTDETAVQQVDIHEGIDSTLMILSHRLKAHDVQPEIAIVKEYGILPAIECYPSQLNQVFMNILANAIDALEEQNNKRKSAQIQAQSYIHISTQVLNPDKILICIRDNGAGIPENIIPRLFDPFFTTKTVGHGTGIGLSISHQIIVEKHGGKLSCQSTVGEGTEFMIELKTSLSSNLKLSNK, from the coding sequence ATGAAGAGGAAATATAACATTTCTGCATCTAGACTTAAAGTTTGCTGGAAATATTTAGCGCATCAACTTGCACTACATCCATCGCCAGTTATTAGTGTGACAGTAGTTTTAACTCTACTTTTATTTATTCCCCAAACTTGGGTTGCTTGGCAAGCTTATCAAGACTTCAATAGCATTATTAAAAATGAATTACGATTGCAAAAATTAAGCGATACAATTACACATCTAGATGAAGTATTAACTATGTCGGCTAGAATGAATGCTGCTACAGGTAATCCTATGTGGGAGCAACGTTATCGTTCATTTGAGCCTAAATTAGATGCAGCTATTAAAGAATCGATTAAACTTGCACCTCAAGCCTATACAGGAGAAGATGCGAAAAAAACAGATATTGCTAATCAGCGTTTGGTTGAGATGGAATATAAATCATTTGAGATAGTAAAAACCTCCCAAAAAGCTGCAGCACAAGCACTTTTATCTAGCAAAGAATATGAATTACAAAAACAACAATATGCAGATGGAGTTGCTAGTAGAAACCACTTTATTTCAATTCAGCTTGACAATAAAATAGCTGGTTATCGCCAACATCTATTTTGGGCGACATTCTCCTCTTTTTTTAGTTTAGCAATGCTAATTCCGGCATGGATATTTGTATTGAGTCTCCTAAGAGAATACTTGAGAATTAAGCAAATTACTCAAATTGCTATAGAACACGCTAATCAAGAGTTGGAAATTAGAGTAGGCCAAAGGACAGAGGAATTAACAGTTAAAAATATTCAAATTCAACGAACTCTGCAAGAACTGCAACAAACACAAATGCAATTGATTCAAACTGAAAAAATGTCTTCCTTGGGACAAATGTTAGCAGGGATTGCTCATGAAATTAAGAACCCTGTTAATTTTGTATCTGGGAATATTGTTTATGCTCAAGAATATCTCTATGACTTACTAAAATTAGTCCAATTATATCAAGATAACTATCCCAATCCTCCCCAAGAAATCAAAGCAAAAATAAAAGCAATAGATTTGAATTTTCTGGTGAAAGATTTTACCAAACTCCTCGAATCTATGAAAGTAGGAACTAATAGAATTGAGGAAATAATCTATTCGCTGCGTAACTTTTCTCGTACAGATGAGACAGCAGTTCAGCAAGTAGATATCCATGAAGGTATTGATAGTACATTAATGATTTTAAGCCACCGTTTAAAAGCTCACGATGTACAACCAGAAATTGCTATAGTTAAAGAGTATGGCATACTACCAGCGATTGAATGTTATCCAAGTCAACTTAATCAAGTATTTATGAATATTCTTGCCAATGCAATTGATGCTTTAGAGGAACAAAATAACAAGCGCAAATCAGCACAAATTCAAGCTCAAAGTTATATTCATATCTCTACTCAAGTATTAAACCCAGATAAGATATTAATATGTATTAGAGATAATGGTGCAGGTATTCCAGAGAATATTATTCCCAGACTATTTGACCCATTTTTTACTACCAAAACTGTGGGTCATGGTACAGGAATAGGACTATCTATTAGTCATCAAATTATCGTAGAAAAGCATGGTGGTAAGCTATCTTGTCAATCAACAGTTGGAGAGGGTACAGAATTTATGATTGAGTTGAAAACAAGCCTATCATCTAATTTAAAATTATCAAATAAGTAA